A region from the Hypericibacter adhaerens genome encodes:
- a CDS encoding ABC transporter ATP-binding protein, producing the protein MTPKPRTGSAGDILLEVRGLRVEGQSDDVWHEIVKGVNLTLRRGEVLGLIGESGAGKSTIGLAAMGYTKPGCRISAGTVMFDGTDLAKASEEAKRKLWGPRLSYVAQSAAASFNPAHRLIEQYAEIPVSHGVMGEGEAKKQAVDLFRRLRLPDPEHIGARYPHQVSGGQLQRAMTAMAMSCHPDLIVFDEPTTALDVTTQIEVLAAIKDVVRQLHTAAIYISHDLAVVAQMADRIMVLRYGELVEEAPTAQMLSNPQQAYTKSLWAVRSLHKKEDPGGDKILQIKNVDAGYGNAIKVLHDVSVEIPRGRTVAVVGESGSGKSTLARVITGLLPPLKGTVTFNGQPLPPALKSRPKELLRRLTMIYQMPDTALNPRRRVRDIIGRPLTHHLGLRGAARDKRVVDLLEMIELDRRFLDRLPSELSGGQKQRVCIARALAVEPDLIICDEVTSALDQIVAEGILKLLLRLQKELDVSYLYITHDLATVKAIADWVVVMHQGRVVQQGPKEQVLRPPHHPYTELLLSSVPEMDPKWLDGLLARRAAAASAKMAPVA; encoded by the coding sequence ATGACACCGAAACCGCGAACCGGCAGCGCCGGCGACATCCTGCTCGAGGTCCGGGGTCTGCGCGTCGAGGGCCAGAGCGACGATGTCTGGCACGAGATCGTCAAGGGCGTGAACCTGACGCTGCGCCGCGGCGAGGTGCTGGGGCTGATCGGCGAATCCGGCGCCGGCAAATCCACCATCGGCCTCGCGGCCATGGGCTACACCAAGCCCGGCTGCCGGATCTCCGCCGGCACCGTCATGTTCGACGGCACCGACCTGGCGAAGGCGAGCGAGGAGGCGAAGCGCAAGCTGTGGGGGCCGCGCCTCTCCTATGTCGCGCAGTCGGCGGCCGCTTCCTTCAACCCCGCCCACCGGCTGATCGAGCAATATGCGGAGATCCCCGTCAGCCACGGCGTCATGGGCGAAGGCGAGGCCAAGAAACAGGCGGTCGACCTGTTCCGCCGCTTACGCCTGCCCGATCCCGAGCATATCGGCGCCCGCTATCCTCACCAGGTCTCGGGCGGCCAGCTGCAGCGCGCCATGACGGCCATGGCCATGTCCTGCCATCCGGATCTGATCGTGTTCGACGAGCCGACCACGGCGCTCGACGTCACCACCCAGATCGAGGTGCTGGCCGCCATCAAGGATGTGGTCCGCCAGCTCCACACCGCCGCGATCTATATCTCCCACGATCTCGCCGTGGTCGCGCAGATGGCCGACCGGATCATGGTGCTGCGCTATGGCGAGCTGGTCGAGGAGGCGCCGACCGCGCAGATGCTGTCGAACCCGCAGCAGGCCTATACCAAGTCGCTCTGGGCGGTGCGCTCGCTGCACAAGAAGGAGGATCCCGGCGGCGACAAGATCCTCCAGATCAAGAACGTGGATGCCGGCTACGGCAACGCGATCAAGGTGCTGCACGACGTGTCGGTCGAGATCCCGCGCGGCCGCACGGTCGCGGTGGTCGGCGAATCCGGTTCCGGCAAATCGACCCTGGCGCGCGTCATCACCGGCCTGCTGCCGCCCCTGAAGGGAACGGTGACGTTCAATGGCCAGCCGCTGCCGCCGGCTCTCAAGAGCCGGCCGAAGGAGCTCCTGCGCCGGCTGACCATGATCTACCAGATGCCCGATACGGCCCTGAACCCGCGCCGGCGGGTGCGCGACATCATCGGCCGGCCGCTGACCCATCATCTGGGCCTGCGCGGCGCGGCGCGCGACAAGCGGGTCGTCGATCTCCTGGAGATGATCGAGCTCGACCGGCGCTTCCTCGACCGCCTGCCGAGCGAGCTCTCGGGCGGCCAGAAGCAGCGCGTCTGCATCGCCCGCGCGCTCGCGGTCGAGCCGGACCTCATCATCTGCGACGAGGTCACCTCGGCGCTCGACCAGATCGTCGCCGAGGGCATCCTCAAGCTGCTCCTGCGCCTGCAGAAGGAGCTCGATGTCTCCTATCTCTACATCACCCACGATCTGGCGACCGTGAAGGCGATCGCCGACTGGGTCGTGGTGATGCACCAGGGCCGGGTGGTGCAGCAGGGACCGAAGGAGCAGGTGCTGCGGCCCCCGCACCATCCCTATACCGAGCTGCTGCTCTCCTCGGTGCCGGAGATGGACCCGAAATGGCTCGACGGGCTTCTGGCTCGACGCGCCGCTGCCGCATCGGCCAAGATGGCGCCCGTCGCCTGA
- a CDS encoding alpha/beta hydrolase fold domain-containing protein has translation MKAALVESQRLYGSQVLDWRDLATMREAYERERRFWNREGPALAEVKDFAIPGPYGSIPLRLLRPARDKLLPALVFLHGGGYVLGNLDTHDRIMRLLAAKSGAAVLGIDYRLAPEHKFPTQLDEIAATLDWLTKEGRGVGVDAVRLALGGDSAGAHLSLGTAVGLQGKPPAIKALLLYYGSYGLADSMSMRLCANDLDGVKPSDLAFYRDSYVRGPRDHEDRRLDCLAADLAGLPPAYILALEFDTLRDDSLTLAELLGRAGVPCRLTRHDGVLHGYLHYNRMIPKAMQAIEEGAAALRDWLF, from the coding sequence ATGAAGGCTGCGCTGGTCGAAAGCCAGCGGCTCTATGGGAGCCAGGTTCTCGATTGGCGCGACCTCGCCACCATGCGCGAGGCCTATGAGCGCGAGCGCCGCTTCTGGAACCGCGAAGGCCCGGCGCTGGCGGAGGTGAAGGACTTCGCCATTCCCGGCCCTTACGGCTCGATCCCGCTGCGACTGCTGCGCCCCGCCCGCGACAAGCTGCTGCCGGCGCTCGTCTTTCTTCATGGCGGCGGCTATGTGCTGGGCAATCTCGACACGCATGACCGGATCATGCGGCTGCTCGCCGCGAAATCCGGTGCCGCGGTGCTGGGGATCGATTACCGCCTGGCGCCCGAGCACAAGTTCCCGACCCAGCTCGACGAGATCGCGGCCACGCTGGATTGGCTGACGAAGGAAGGCCGCGGTGTGGGTGTCGACGCGGTGCGGCTGGCGCTGGGTGGCGATTCGGCGGGCGCCCATCTGTCGCTCGGCACCGCGGTCGGCCTTCAGGGAAAGCCGCCGGCGATCAAGGCCCTGCTGCTCTATTACGGCAGCTACGGCCTGGCCGATTCGATGTCGATGCGGCTCTGCGCCAACGACCTCGACGGGGTGAAACCCTCGGATCTCGCCTTCTATCGCGATTCCTACGTCCGAGGCCCGCGCGACCATGAGGACCGCCGCCTCGACTGTCTCGCCGCCGATCTCGCCGGCCTGCCCCCGGCCTATATCCTGGCGCTCGAGTTCGACACGCTGCGCGACGACAGCCTGACGCTCGCCGAGCTTCTCGGCCGCGCCGGCGTGCCATGCCGCCTCACCCGCCATGACGGCGTCCTCCACGGCTACCTTCATTACAATCGCATGATTCCCAAGGCGATGCAGGCGATTGAAGAGGGGGCCGCGGCCTTGCGCGACTGGCTGTTCTGA
- a CDS encoding TolC family outer membrane protein, whose protein sequence is MLSRRARLFRPVVRSLSVPPLAALALALVVSQAETARAADTLTDALAKAYDNNPQLQAARAQLRATDEGVPQAKSGWRPTVTTTGNVGEEWVNNDPGSKGDFQPRGVDLQITQPLYTGERTPSALRQAESLILAQRSVLMSAEQNVLLSAVTAYMNVVQSEAVLELNRNQETVISRDLEATRTRFEVGELTKTDVAQAEARLAGATAARIQAEGQLAAARAVYVNVIGDSPGTLEQPAPLANLPSSEEETVSGSENTPDVIAAKYNEQAAHDGIDVAFSQIMPFLNLVGTAGTADETSARNTGRDSASIMLQLTVPLYQAGLPAANVRQSKQVAAQRRQELENQRRLAVQNAVQAWQALETARAQIKSFVSQVEANKVALEGVRLEANVGARTVLDILDAEQEYLNAQVSLVGARRDEVVAAYAVESAIGRLTARDLGLPVDYYDVEAYYKEVHDKFWGFGDGQ, encoded by the coding sequence ATGCTCAGCCGTCGCGCCCGCCTCTTCAGGCCTGTCGTCCGATCGCTGTCCGTGCCGCCCCTTGCAGCCCTCGCCCTGGCCCTCGTGGTGTCCCAGGCCGAGACGGCCCGGGCGGCGGACACGCTGACCGACGCTCTCGCCAAGGCCTACGACAACAATCCCCAGCTCCAGGCCGCACGCGCGCAGCTGCGGGCGACCGATGAAGGCGTTCCGCAAGCCAAGTCGGGCTGGCGCCCGACCGTCACCACCACCGGCAATGTCGGCGAGGAATGGGTCAATAACGATCCCGGTTCCAAAGGCGACTTCCAGCCGCGCGGCGTCGATCTCCAGATCACGCAGCCGCTCTATACCGGCGAGCGGACGCCCTCGGCGTTGCGCCAGGCCGAGAGCCTGATTCTGGCCCAGCGCTCGGTGCTCATGTCGGCCGAGCAGAACGTTCTGCTCTCGGCCGTGACCGCCTACATGAATGTGGTGCAGTCGGAAGCCGTGCTCGAGCTCAACCGCAACCAGGAAACCGTGATCAGCCGCGACCTGGAAGCGACGCGCACCCGCTTCGAGGTCGGCGAGCTGACCAAGACCGACGTGGCCCAGGCCGAAGCGCGGCTGGCCGGTGCGACCGCCGCCCGCATCCAGGCGGAAGGCCAGCTCGCGGCCGCCCGCGCCGTCTATGTCAATGTGATCGGCGACAGCCCGGGGACGCTGGAGCAGCCGGCGCCGCTCGCCAATCTGCCTTCCTCCGAGGAGGAGACCGTCTCCGGATCCGAGAACACGCCCGACGTCATCGCCGCGAAATACAACGAGCAGGCGGCTCACGATGGAATCGATGTGGCCTTCAGCCAGATCATGCCCTTCCTGAACCTGGTGGGGACCGCCGGCACCGCCGACGAGACGTCGGCGCGCAATACCGGCCGGGATTCGGCCTCGATCATGCTGCAGCTGACCGTGCCGCTCTATCAGGCGGGGCTGCCGGCCGCCAATGTCCGCCAGTCGAAGCAGGTGGCGGCGCAGCGCCGCCAGGAGCTCGAGAACCAGCGCCGCCTGGCCGTGCAGAATGCGGTCCAGGCCTGGCAGGCTCTCGAAACCGCGCGGGCGCAGATCAAGTCCTTCGTCTCCCAGGTCGAGGCGAACAAGGTCGCGCTCGAAGGCGTCCGCCTCGAGGCCAATGTCGGCGCCCGCACCGTGCTCGATATCCTCGATGCCGAGCAGGAATATCTGAATGCGCAGGTGAGCCTGGTGGGCGCCCGGCGCGACGAGGTGGTGGCAGCCTATGCCGTGGAATCGGCGATCGGCCGGCTCACCGCGCGCGATCTGGGGCTCCCGGTCGACTACTACGATGTCGAGGCCTACTACAAGGAAGTCCACGACAAGTTCTGGGGCTTCGGCGACGGGCAATAG
- a CDS encoding galactosyltransferase-related protein, which translates to MTASRLSIIVPYRDRPDSLARFLQHVTFYFQRDKVDRTLPYRITVVEQEAGRPFNVGAMRNIGFLLNEGSAEQVCFHDVDYLPIWADYQPVDRPTRLLWHGAEAVPIDDTEKRFINHDYEKYFGGVVMFPTALFRRVNGYSNGYWGWGYEDLDLRARCVAEGLEIGYRDGTFGPIRHVSRGYQPDGGRSEANLVNRKLYQANYAAMQTSQAHRQDGLNDLRFEVLERGPIPDGKGEPIPHAERVLVRI; encoded by the coding sequence ATGACGGCGTCTCGCCTCTCCATCATCGTGCCCTATCGCGACCGGCCCGATTCCCTGGCGCGATTCCTGCAGCATGTGACGTTCTACTTCCAGCGGGACAAGGTCGACCGGACCTTGCCCTATCGCATCACGGTCGTGGAGCAGGAGGCCGGGCGCCCCTTCAATGTGGGTGCCATGCGCAATATCGGCTTCCTGCTGAACGAGGGCTCGGCCGAGCAGGTCTGCTTTCACGACGTGGACTACCTGCCGATCTGGGCCGACTATCAGCCCGTGGACCGGCCGACGCGGCTTCTCTGGCACGGCGCCGAAGCCGTGCCGATCGACGACACCGAGAAGCGCTTCATCAATCACGACTACGAGAAGTATTTCGGCGGCGTCGTGATGTTTCCGACCGCCCTGTTCCGCCGCGTCAACGGCTACAGCAACGGCTATTGGGGCTGGGGCTACGAGGATCTCGATCTCAGGGCCCGCTGCGTGGCCGAGGGGCTCGAGATCGGCTATCGCGACGGCACCTTCGGGCCGATCCGCCATGTCAGCCGGGGCTACCAGCCGGATGGCGGCCGCAGCGAGGCCAATCTGGTCAACCGGAAGCTCTACCAGGCCAACTATGCCGCGATGCAGACATCCCAGGCCCACCGTCAGGACGGCCTGAACGATCTGCGCTTCGAGGTTCTCGAGCGCGGCCCGATCCCGGACGGCAAGGGCGAGCCCATTCCGCATGCCGAACGGGTGCTGGTCCGGATCTGA
- a CDS encoding glycosyltransferase, which translates to MSPADTRSGPRIALLDSGLSRLMGHHSHFGQGLAQLCAREGVSLTTFSAKSVEAKLAPRLGGPVAVFARSLYQPLGNGDIYDRDWNDFRTGRQLYAADLDQSGLEMQASDLIWIPTARPREIAGLAEWLLKRERDHRPRVALGFHRLLRPLAPGSAEGLTHRLATDRLAEAVGRDRIFPYATNHRLAQRLAGAMNLGIYLAPLPHFYGALASPASPPALPPGDGPLLVIFGDPDARKNGVPLAGIVREALRQRPDLRFVIQVRAEADPGLLELEKLRPLKLVEGWLEEDAFVALIRAADLLLLPYRRERYADTISGPFAFAAAHERPAIVPAGTWMAERIARKQAAGVAYKRDAALIDALMLAADRMTKLKAQAAALAPRWRVWDAEALFRLVRQWSLGQGTGKLRRVDPKPPPGPR; encoded by the coding sequence TTGTCACCCGCCGACACGCGCTCCGGTCCGAGGATTGCCCTGCTCGATAGCGGCCTCTCCCGTCTCATGGGCCATCATTCCCATTTCGGCCAGGGGCTGGCTCAGCTTTGCGCCCGGGAAGGCGTTTCGCTCACCACCTTCTCGGCGAAATCCGTCGAGGCCAAGCTCGCGCCCCGCCTCGGCGGGCCTGTGGCCGTGTTCGCGCGATCCCTCTATCAGCCGCTCGGCAACGGAGACATCTACGATCGGGATTGGAACGACTTCCGCACCGGCCGGCAGCTCTATGCGGCCGATCTCGATCAGTCGGGCTTGGAGATGCAGGCCTCCGACCTGATCTGGATCCCGACGGCGCGCCCCCGGGAGATCGCCGGCCTCGCGGAATGGCTGCTCAAGCGCGAGCGTGACCACCGCCCGCGCGTCGCCCTGGGCTTCCATCGGCTGCTGCGGCCCCTGGCTCCAGGAAGTGCCGAAGGTCTGACGCATCGGCTGGCGACGGATCGGCTGGCGGAGGCGGTCGGCCGGGATCGCATCTTCCCGTATGCGACCAACCACCGGCTCGCCCAGCGTCTCGCGGGAGCGATGAATCTCGGCATCTATCTGGCACCTCTGCCGCACTTCTATGGCGCGCTGGCCTCGCCGGCTTCGCCGCCCGCACTGCCGCCGGGCGACGGACCGCTCCTCGTCATTTTCGGCGATCCGGATGCGAGAAAGAACGGCGTGCCGCTGGCCGGGATCGTCCGCGAGGCCCTGCGCCAACGCCCCGATCTGCGCTTCGTCATCCAGGTGAGAGCGGAAGCGGATCCGGGTCTCCTGGAGCTCGAAAAGCTGCGCCCGCTGAAGCTGGTCGAGGGCTGGCTCGAGGAGGATGCCTTCGTGGCATTGATCCGTGCCGCCGACCTTCTGCTCCTGCCCTATCGGCGCGAGCGCTATGCCGACACCATCTCGGGGCCCTTCGCCTTCGCCGCCGCGCACGAACGTCCGGCGATCGTGCCCGCCGGCACCTGGATGGCGGAACGGATCGCCCGCAAGCAGGCTGCTGGCGTTGCCTACAAGCGCGATGCCGCGCTCATCGACGCGCTCATGCTGGCCGCGGACCGCATGACGAAGCTGAAGGCGCAGGCCGCGGCCTTGGCGCCGCGTTGGCGTGTCTGGGACGCCGAGGCCCTGTTCCGGCTCGTGCGGCAATGGTCGCTGGGTCAAGGCACCGGCAAGCTGCGGCGCGTCGATCCGAAACCGCCGCCGGGCCCGCGGTGA
- a CDS encoding GMC family oxidoreductase codes for MRTFDWIILGAGTAGSVLAARLSEDPEVRVALVEAGTRPTDPKVDDPRAWPMLQGTAIDWNFATVPQRHSANRVHAWARGRVRGGSSTINAMAHVRGHPRDFDDWGAGWRYRDLLPYFIRSEDWQGAPSRYHGTGGPVHVMTPSEPHPITRAYMAAGEEIGLTPTDEHNGSRMAGPTLNSLTIKDGRRQTIADAYLTASVLARSNLHLLEGREIHGLVFDGPQRCRGVELRGSGGTEQLSADRGLVLATGAIGSPTLLLHAGIGPADELKALGIPVRLDLPGVGRNLHDHLLSGGNVYRARRPVPPSRYQNSESLMYIERPGAAPGSVPELVLACVIAPVVTECFSAPAYGEAYTLMFGFTHPKSRGSIRLASADPQVPPLIDPNYLAEAYDRQAYLDALDRAQAVGGARSLADWRDAELLPGPSCRSQADRSAFLERAAYTHHHPVGTCRMGADAEAVVTPELALRGIEGLHVIDASVIPRITTGPVNAAIIALAERASDLLRGRSPLAPTTWA; via the coding sequence TTGCGAACCTTTGATTGGATCATCCTCGGCGCCGGCACCGCCGGCTCGGTGCTGGCGGCGCGGTTGAGCGAGGACCCGGAGGTCCGCGTGGCGCTGGTCGAGGCGGGGACCAGGCCGACCGATCCCAAGGTCGACGATCCGCGCGCCTGGCCGATGCTGCAGGGCACGGCCATCGACTGGAATTTCGCGACGGTGCCGCAGCGCCATTCGGCGAACCGCGTCCATGCCTGGGCGCGCGGCCGCGTGCGGGGCGGATCCAGCACCATCAATGCCATGGCCCATGTGCGCGGCCATCCCCGCGATTTCGACGATTGGGGAGCCGGCTGGCGCTACCGCGATCTGCTGCCCTATTTCATCCGCTCCGAGGATTGGCAGGGGGCGCCCTCGCGCTATCACGGGACGGGCGGGCCCGTCCATGTGATGACGCCCTCAGAGCCCCACCCGATCACCCGCGCCTATATGGCGGCGGGCGAGGAGATCGGCCTGACGCCGACGGACGAGCATAACGGGTCGCGCATGGCGGGCCCGACGCTCAACAGCCTGACGATCAAGGACGGCCGGCGCCAGACCATCGCCGATGCCTATCTGACGGCGTCCGTGCTGGCACGCTCCAATCTCCACCTGCTGGAGGGGCGGGAAATCCACGGGCTGGTCTTCGACGGTCCGCAGCGCTGCCGCGGGGTCGAGCTGCGTGGCTCCGGCGGCACGGAGCAACTCTCGGCGGATCGCGGTCTCGTCCTGGCCACCGGCGCGATCGGCTCGCCCACGTTGCTGCTGCACGCCGGAATCGGGCCGGCCGACGAGCTCAAGGCGCTGGGCATTCCGGTGCGGCTCGATCTGCCGGGCGTCGGACGCAACCTGCATGACCATCTGCTCTCGGGCGGCAATGTCTATCGCGCGCGCCGCCCGGTGCCGCCCTCGCGCTACCAGAACTCGGAATCGCTCATGTATATCGAGCGACCGGGGGCGGCACCCGGCTCGGTGCCCGAGCTGGTGCTGGCCTGCGTGATCGCGCCGGTGGTGACGGAATGTTTTTCGGCACCGGCCTATGGCGAGGCCTACACGCTGATGTTCGGCTTCACCCATCCCAAGAGCCGCGGCTCGATCCGCCTCGCCTCGGCCGATCCGCAAGTGCCGCCGCTGATCGATCCCAACTACCTGGCCGAGGCGTACGACCGGCAGGCCTATCTCGACGCGCTGGATCGGGCGCAGGCGGTGGGCGGCGCCCGGTCGCTGGCCGATTGGCGTGACGCGGAGCTGCTGCCGGGGCCGTCCTGCCGCAGCCAAGCGGATCGCAGCGCGTTCCTGGAGCGGGCCGCCTACACCCACCATCATCCGGTCGGCACCTGCCGCATGGGGGCGGATGCGGAGGCGGTGGTGACGCCGGAGCTCGCCTTGCGCGGGATCGAGGGACTGCATGTCATCGACGCCTCGGTCATCCCGCGCATCACCACAGGCCCGGTCAACGCCGCCATCATCGCGCTGGCCGAGCGCGCGAGCGACCTGCTGCGGGGCCGGTCGCCGCTGGCGCCCACGACATGGGCGTGA
- the ppaT gene encoding pyridoxamine--pyruvate transaminase, which translates to MATKEPIITLSAGPVAAYPGVMRALSRPIEYDYDRHFLELYEAVNRKVTQALRSATPALILHCEPAPGLEAAAASLIGPDDVVLNLASGVYGKGFGYWSARYNKELLEIEVPYNEAIDPASVEAAFRKRPDIKIVSVVHHDTPSGTINPVKEIGQIVRKHNALMLVDAVSSWAGMDIHPEESCSDVFVTGPGKCLGGAPGLTIMAVSDRAWKHMEANPKAPRASILSLLDWKEAWRHDKPFPFTPSVAEVNGLDGAIDLYLAEGPEAVWKRHALTAQACRAGIKAMGLSLWAAREEIASPTCTAVRVPDGIKDSDILAASRALYGVVFSSGRGETQGKLIRIGHMGPVAEPIYAVVAVTALGGALRKLGRKTDVGAGVAAATAVIDQARA; encoded by the coding sequence ATGGCCACCAAGGAACCTATCATCACGCTCTCGGCCGGTCCGGTGGCCGCCTATCCGGGCGTCATGCGCGCCCTATCGAGACCAATCGAGTACGACTATGACCGCCATTTCCTCGAGCTCTATGAGGCGGTCAACCGCAAGGTCACGCAGGCGCTGCGCAGCGCCACCCCGGCCCTGATCCTCCATTGCGAGCCCGCCCCCGGCCTCGAGGCCGCGGCCGCCTCCCTGATCGGCCCCGACGACGTGGTGCTGAACCTGGCGTCGGGCGTCTATGGCAAGGGGTTCGGCTACTGGTCGGCGCGCTACAACAAGGAGCTCCTCGAGATCGAGGTGCCCTACAACGAGGCGATCGATCCGGCTTCGGTCGAGGCCGCCTTCCGCAAGCGCCCCGACATCAAGATCGTCTCGGTCGTCCATCACGACACGCCGTCCGGCACCATCAACCCGGTCAAGGAGATCGGTCAGATCGTGCGCAAGCACAACGCGCTGATGCTGGTCGATGCGGTCTCCTCCTGGGCCGGCATGGACATCCATCCCGAGGAGAGCTGCTCCGACGTCTTCGTGACCGGCCCCGGCAAATGCCTCGGCGGCGCCCCCGGCCTCACCATCATGGCGGTCAGCGACCGGGCCTGGAAACATATGGAGGCCAACCCCAAGGCGCCGCGCGCCTCGATCCTGAGCCTGCTGGACTGGAAAGAGGCCTGGCGCCACGACAAGCCCTTCCCCTTCACGCCCTCGGTCGCCGAGGTGAACGGGCTCGACGGCGCCATCGATCTCTATCTGGCCGAAGGGCCGGAGGCGGTCTGGAAGCGCCACGCCCTGACAGCCCAGGCCTGCCGCGCCGGCATCAAGGCGATGGGGCTCTCGCTCTGGGCGGCGCGGGAGGAGATCGCGTCCCCGACCTGCACCGCCGTGCGCGTGCCGGACGGCATCAAGGACAGCGACATCCTGGCCGCCTCGCGGGCGCTCTATGGCGTGGTGTTCTCGTCGGGACGCGGCGAGACGCAAGGCAAGCTCATCCGCATCGGCCATATGGGACCGGTGGCCGAGCCGATCTATGCGGTGGTGGCCGTGACGGCGCTGGGCGGCGCCCTCAGGAAGCTGGGCCGCAAGACCGATGTCGGCGCCGGCGTGGCGGCCGCGACCGCCGTGATCGACCAGGCCCGCGCCTGA
- the pldH gene encoding pyridoxal 4-dehydrogenase, SDR-type, producing the protein MKRFEGRVAIVTGAAQGIGKAVALRLGQEGALVVAADINGKGAEATAKEIGGKSIGVATDIGDPASVTALHKAAVDKGGKLDVTVNVAAIVPFTPWDQLTFEEWRRIMRVNVDGLYLMCRASSDLMRKGGYGRIVNFCSNSIFAGTPNMAHYVASKGAVLSFTRALATELGGHKITVNSIAPGLTDTEGVQQTNHKNAFDFVEMLQAIKGRGTPADIVPAVAFLASEEAHWVTGQCLAVDAGMVRW; encoded by the coding sequence ATGAAGCGATTCGAGGGCCGCGTGGCCATCGTCACCGGGGCGGCGCAGGGCATCGGCAAGGCCGTGGCGCTGCGCCTCGGCCAGGAAGGCGCCCTCGTGGTCGCCGCCGACATCAACGGCAAGGGCGCCGAAGCCACCGCCAAGGAGATCGGCGGCAAATCCATCGGCGTCGCGACCGACATCGGCGACCCTGCCTCGGTCACGGCCCTGCACAAGGCGGCCGTGGACAAGGGCGGCAAGCTCGACGTGACCGTCAATGTCGCGGCGATCGTGCCCTTCACGCCATGGGACCAGCTCACCTTCGAGGAATGGCGCCGTATCATGCGCGTCAATGTCGACGGGCTCTATCTCATGTGCCGCGCCAGCTCCGACCTGATGCGCAAGGGCGGCTATGGCCGCATCGTCAATTTCTGCTCGAACTCGATCTTCGCCGGCACGCCCAACATGGCGCATTACGTGGCCTCGAAGGGTGCGGTGCTGAGCTTCACCCGCGCGCTCGCGACCGAGCTCGGCGGCCACAAGATCACGGTCAACTCGATCGCGCCGGGCCTGACCGACACCGAGGGCGTGCAGCAGACCAACCACAAGAACGCCTTCGATTTCGTCGAGATGCTGCAGGCGATCAAGGGCCGCGGCACCCCCGCCGACATCGTCCCGGCCGTGGCCTTCCTCGCCTCGGAAGAAGCCCACTGGGTCACCGGCCAATGCCTCGCCGTCGATGCCGGCATGGTGCGGTGGTAG
- a CDS encoding IS30 family transposase: MGKHYEQLSSEERAIIADLRSKGRSIRQIAAALDRPASTVSRELKRNRGRQIGYRAAYAQQQTRARRWRGSRLERDAHLRRQVLEGLRKGWSPEQVCGRLERQSGRHLISPESIYRFIQAQITRRQDYSWRHYLPRAKSKRGFRGRKGGSSALHIQARVSIEERPPDVEDRSSPGHWEADLMMFARYGQALLTLHERSSRLLLAVRPHGKQAAPIAAAIAGLLEPLPATLRQTITFDNGTEFARHYELHRLHIQTFFCDPHAPWQKGGIENAIGRMRRRIPRKTDLAALTSRQISDLLRAYNNTPRKCLDWRSPAELFWQQLLHLECESTSPLSRG; encoded by the coding sequence ATGGGGAAGCACTACGAGCAGCTCTCGTCCGAAGAGCGCGCCATCATTGCCGACCTTCGTTCCAAAGGTCGCTCGATCCGCCAAATCGCTGCAGCTCTGGATCGCCCGGCATCGACGGTTAGTCGGGAACTGAAGCGCAACCGTGGCCGGCAGATCGGCTACCGGGCGGCTTACGCCCAGCAGCAGACCCGGGCCCGGCGCTGGCGCGGCTCGCGCCTGGAGCGCGACGCGCACCTGCGCCGGCAGGTGCTGGAGGGCTTGAGGAAAGGCTGGTCGCCCGAGCAGGTCTGCGGCCGGCTCGAGCGCCAGTCGGGCCGTCATCTCATCAGCCCCGAGAGCATCTATCGCTTCATCCAGGCCCAGATCACCCGCCGCCAGGACTACAGCTGGCGCCACTACCTGCCGCGCGCCAAATCCAAGCGCGGCTTTCGCGGGCGCAAGGGCGGCAGCTCCGCCCTCCACATCCAAGCCCGTGTTTCCATTGAGGAAAGGCCACCCGACGTCGAGGACCGCTCAAGTCCCGGTCACTGGGAGGCCGACCTCATGATGTTCGCTCGCTACGGCCAGGCACTCCTCACCCTGCATGAGCGATCCTCCCGCCTGCTCCTCGCCGTCAGGCCCCACGGCAAGCAGGCCGCACCGATCGCCGCCGCCATCGCCGGCCTGCTCGAACCCCTGCCCGCGACCCTGCGCCAGACCATCACCTTCGACAACGGCACCGAGTTCGCCCGCCACTACGAGCTCCATCGCCTCCACATCCAGACCTTCTTCTGCGATCCCCACGCCCCCTGGCAGAAGGGCGGCATCGAGAACGCCATCGGAAGGATGCGCCGCCGGATCCCCAGGAAAACCGATCTCGCCGCGCTCACTTCGCGCCAGATCTCAGACTTGCTCCGGGCCTACAACAACACCCCGCGCAAGTGCCTTGACTGGCGCTCCCCCGCCGAACTCTTCTGGCAGCAGCTGTTGCACTTGGAGTGTGAATCCACCTCCCCGCTTTCGCGGGGATGA